In Actinomycetota bacterium, the following are encoded in one genomic region:
- a CDS encoding glutamate-5-semialdehyde dehydrogenase, producing the protein MTSSPMQELGRRAKAASRALAKASTGAKDAALHAAADLLCQRSADILEANAADIAAAETAGVSPTVVDRLRLNPARVESMAAGLRQVAALADPVGEVVGGWTRPNGLLIEKVRVPLGVVAIIYENRPNVTSDAFGLCLKSGNAALLRGSSGAISSNVAIAAVLREGVAKAGLPEDSVVLVEDTSREAAVEFMRLRGYVDCLVPRGGPSLIASILDNATVPYVIDGDGNCHVYVDESADLDEALAIVVNAKTQRPSVCNAAESLVVHEAVAAEFLPRAATALEGVELVGDDQARALVASIGRATEEDFATEFLDLKMSVAVVGSLDAAIDHVNRYGSGHTEAICTRDLDAARRFAREVDAAAVMVNASTRFTDGEQFGFGAEIGISTQKLHARGPMGLRELTTVKYVVTGDGQVRT; encoded by the coding sequence ATGACGAGCTCGCCCATGCAGGAACTGGGGCGGCGGGCCAAAGCCGCCTCCCGCGCCCTGGCCAAGGCGTCGACGGGCGCCAAGGACGCTGCCCTCCATGCGGCCGCCGACCTGCTCTGCCAGCGGTCGGCCGACATCCTGGAGGCCAATGCCGCCGATATCGCGGCGGCCGAGACGGCCGGGGTGTCGCCCACGGTCGTCGACCGGCTTCGGCTCAACCCGGCCCGGGTGGAGTCGATGGCCGCCGGGCTCCGCCAGGTGGCCGCCTTGGCCGACCCCGTGGGCGAGGTCGTCGGGGGCTGGACGAGGCCCAACGGCCTGCTCATCGAGAAGGTACGCGTGCCCCTCGGGGTGGTCGCCATCATCTACGAGAACCGTCCCAACGTGACCAGCGACGCCTTCGGCCTGTGCCTCAAGTCGGGCAACGCCGCCCTGCTGCGGGGCTCGTCGGGCGCCATCTCGTCCAACGTCGCCATCGCCGCCGTCCTGCGGGAGGGCGTAGCCAAGGCGGGCCTGCCCGAGGACTCGGTGGTGCTCGTGGAGGACACCAGCCGGGAGGCGGCCGTCGAGTTCATGCGGCTGCGGGGCTACGTCGACTGCCTGGTCCCCCGGGGCGGCCCGTCGCTGATCGCCAGCATCCTCGACAACGCCACCGTTCCCTACGTGATCGACGGCGACGGCAACTGCCACGTCTACGTGGACGAGTCGGCCGACCTGGACGAGGCCCTGGCCATCGTGGTCAACGCCAAGACGCAGCGGCCGTCGGTCTGCAACGCGGCCGAGTCGCTGGTCGTGCACGAGGCGGTGGCCGCCGAGTTCCTGCCCCGGGCAGCGACCGCCCTCGAGGGCGTGGAACTGGTGGGCGACGACCAGGCCCGGGCCCTGGTGGCGTCCATCGGGAGGGCGACCGAGGAGGACTTCGCCACCGAGTTCCTCGACCTGAAGATGTCGGTGGCGGTGGTCGGTTCGCTCGACGCCGCCATCGACCACGTGAACCGCTACGGGTCGGGCCACACCGAGGCCATCTGCACCCGAGACCTCGACGCCGCCCGCCGCTTCGCCCGCGAGGTGGACGCCGCCGCCGTCATGGTCAACGCCTCCACCCGCTTCACCGACGGCGAGCAGTTCGGCTTCGGGGCCGAGATCGGCATCAGCACCCAGAAGCTGCACGCCCGCGGTCCCATGGGCCTGCGTGAGCTGACCACCGTGAAGTACGTGGTGACCGGGGACGGCCAGGTCAGGACCTGA
- a CDS encoding class II 3-deoxy-7-phosphoheptulonate synthase encodes MSTSPTSTVPPEPWTPRTWRASPALQQPEWPDPGALEDVLARLGSLPPLVFAGEMRNLTAALAQVSEGKAFVLQAGDCAESFDFSADAIRDKLKVILQMAVVLTYGAGVPVVKMGRIAGQFAKPRSSPTEDVGNGLVLPAFRGPMVNDDAPTAEARVANPERLLQAYHQSASTMNLLRAFTKGGFADLREVHTWNQQFVRSSPQGTRYEHTAADIDRALRFMAACGIDLGTEAILHEVDFWTCHEALLLGYEEALTREESLTGRWYDCSAHLLWIGDRTRQLDGAHVAFLTGVENPVAVKLGPSTTADEAVGLCQRLNPHRVPGRLTLIARMGATRVADLLPPLLRAVRDSGHPVVWMCDPMHGNTYLSPTGRKTRSFDDVLGEVRGFFSACRAEDVWPGGIHVELTGEDVTECVGGSDAVLDSQLPDRYLTTCDPRLNARQSLDLAFGVAELLRN; translated from the coding sequence ATGAGCACCTCCCCAACCTCGACCGTCCCGCCTGAGCCGTGGACCCCGCGCACCTGGAGGGCCAGTCCCGCCCTCCAGCAGCCGGAATGGCCCGACCCGGGCGCCCTAGAGGACGTGCTCGCCCGCCTCGGGTCCCTGCCTCCGCTGGTGTTCGCGGGCGAGATGCGCAACCTCACGGCGGCCCTCGCCCAGGTGAGCGAAGGTAAGGCCTTCGTCCTCCAGGCCGGGGACTGTGCCGAGTCGTTCGACTTCTCGGCCGACGCCATCCGCGACAAGCTCAAGGTCATCCTCCAGATGGCCGTCGTGCTCACCTACGGCGCGGGCGTGCCGGTGGTGAAGATGGGGCGCATCGCCGGCCAGTTCGCCAAGCCCCGCTCGTCGCCCACCGAGGACGTGGGCAACGGCCTCGTCCTGCCCGCCTTCCGGGGGCCCATGGTCAACGACGACGCCCCGACGGCCGAGGCCCGGGTGGCCAACCCCGAGCGCCTGCTGCAGGCCTACCACCAGTCGGCGTCGACCATGAACCTGCTACGGGCCTTCACCAAGGGCGGCTTCGCCGACCTGCGCGAAGTCCACACGTGGAACCAGCAGTTCGTGCGCTCCAGTCCCCAGGGCACCCGCTACGAGCACACGGCCGCCGACATCGACCGGGCGCTGCGCTTCATGGCCGCCTGCGGGATCGACCTGGGGACCGAGGCCATCCTGCATGAAGTCGACTTCTGGACGTGCCACGAGGCCCTTCTGCTGGGCTACGAGGAGGCCCTCACGCGCGAGGAGTCGCTAACCGGCCGGTGGTACGACTGCTCGGCCCACCTACTGTGGATCGGGGACCGGACCCGCCAGCTCGACGGGGCCCACGTGGCCTTCCTGACCGGTGTGGAGAACCCGGTGGCGGTCAAGCTCGGGCCCAGCACCACCGCCGATGAGGCCGTCGGCCTGTGTCAGCGCCTCAACCCCCACCGGGTACCGGGACGGCTCACCCTGATCGCACGCATGGGCGCGACCCGGGTGGCAGACCTCCTGCCCCCTCTGCTGCGGGCCGTGCGCGACAGCGGGCACCCGGTCGTGTGGATGTGCGACCCCATGCACGGCAACACCTACTTGTCGCCCACCGGCCGCAAGACGCGCAGCTTCGACGACGTGCTGGGCGAGGTACGCGGCTTTTTTTCAGCCTGCCGGGCCGAGGACGTCTGGCCAGGCGGGATCCACGTGGAGCTGACCGGCGAGGACGTGACCGAGTGCGTCGGCGGCTCCGACGCGGTGCTCGACAGCCAGTTGCCGGACCGCTACCTGACCACGTGCGACCCCCGGCTCAATGCCCGCCAGTCCCTCGACCTCGCCTTCGGGGTGGCGGAGCTTCTCCGCAACTAG
- the rplU gene encoding 50S ribosomal protein L21, with protein sequence MYAVIRTGGKQYRVAEGDRVDVELLTLAGGRGDVTFTPVLVVDGARVVAAATDLAGAEVRARVVGEAKGPKIRGFTYKNKSNQRKRWGHRQKYTTIEVTAISATGSSQTSTAQEG encoded by the coding sequence GTGTACGCAGTGATCCGAACAGGTGGCAAGCAGTACCGGGTGGCCGAGGGCGACCGGGTCGACGTCGAGTTGCTGACGCTGGCGGGCGGCCGCGGCGACGTGACCTTCACGCCCGTCCTGGTCGTCGACGGAGCCCGGGTGGTGGCTGCGGCCACCGACCTGGCCGGCGCCGAGGTGCGGGCCAGGGTGGTCGGAGAGGCCAAGGGCCCCAAGATCCGGGGCTTCACCTACAAGAACAAGTCCAACCAGCGCAAGCGCTGGGGCCACCGCCAGAAGTACACGACGATCGAGGTCACGGCCATCTCGGCGACTGGCTCGTCCCAGACCTCGACGGCCCAGGAGGGTTAG
- the proB gene encoding glutamate 5-kinase, with protein MNVVVKIGTSSITDERGEIALAAVDKLCSEVAALRSSGHRVVIVTSGAIAAGLPALGLSGRRPADVATLQAISAVGQSRLMRVYDDTMARHGLIGGQVLLAPLDFVHRDQYVHAQETLLRLAQLGVVPVVNENDAVANDEIRFGDNDLLAALVSNLVSADLLVLLTDTPGLLSADPRLRSDGSLIEEIVEIDREMERVGAGAGTVRGSGGMASKLAAAKVASWSGVRVVIAAAGRPGVLAGAVDGEAGVGTVVRPRERRLAARKLWIAFAVKASGTITVDAGARAALLDGRRSLLAAGVVAVDGRFDPEAAVEIADPTGQVFAKGMVAVGSDQLRAVAGRRTADLPDGMPHEVVHRDDLVTFG; from the coding sequence CTGAACGTCGTCGTCAAGATCGGCACGTCGTCGATCACCGACGAGCGGGGCGAGATCGCGCTGGCCGCGGTCGACAAGCTGTGCTCCGAGGTGGCCGCCCTGCGGTCGTCGGGCCACCGCGTGGTGATCGTCACGTCGGGGGCCATCGCCGCCGGCCTGCCCGCCCTGGGCCTGTCGGGCCGGCGCCCAGCCGACGTGGCCACCCTCCAGGCCATCTCGGCTGTCGGCCAGAGCCGGCTCATGCGGGTCTACGACGACACGATGGCCCGCCACGGCCTCATCGGCGGCCAGGTGCTGCTGGCCCCCCTCGACTTCGTGCACCGCGACCAGTACGTGCACGCCCAAGAGACGCTGCTGCGCCTGGCCCAGCTGGGCGTGGTGCCCGTGGTCAACGAGAACGACGCCGTGGCCAACGACGAGATCCGCTTCGGGGACAACGACCTGCTGGCCGCCCTGGTGTCCAACCTGGTCTCGGCCGACCTGCTGGTGCTGCTCACCGACACCCCCGGCCTGCTGTCGGCCGACCCCCGCCTGCGCTCGGACGGTTCGCTCATCGAGGAGATCGTCGAGATCGACAGGGAGATGGAGAGGGTCGGGGCGGGCGCGGGGACCGTGCGGGGGAGCGGGGGCATGGCCTCCAAGCTGGCGGCCGCCAAGGTGGCGTCGTGGTCGGGCGTACGGGTCGTGATCGCGGCCGCCGGCCGGCCCGGGGTCCTGGCCGGGGCCGTCGACGGGGAGGCGGGCGTCGGCACCGTGGTGCGGCCCCGGGAGCGCAGGCTGGCGGCCCGCAAGCTGTGGATCGCGTTCGCCGTGAAGGCCTCGGGCACGATCACGGTCGACGCCGGGGCCCGGGCTGCCCTCCTCGACGGCCGGCGCTCGCTGCTGGCCGCCGGGGTGGTGGCGGTCGACGGCCGCTTCGACCCCGAGGCGGCCGTCGAGATCGCCGACCCCACCGGCCAGGTCTTCGCCAAGGGGATGGTGGCCGTCGGCTCCGACCAGCTACGGGCCGTGGCCGGCCGCCGTACCGCCGACCTGCCCGACGGAATGCCCCACGAGGTCGTCCATCGCGACGACCTCGTCACCTTCGGCTGA
- the nadD gene encoding nicotinate-nucleotide adenylyltransferase: protein MLALVERVGVFGGTFDPVHVGHLVAAVNARHALGLDRVLMVVAHDPWQKSDRRVTPAEDRFAMVEAAVAGHDGLEASRLEIDRGGVSYTADTLEALATARPGAELFLVVGSDVAADLGTWERPEDVRRLATLAVVDRPGAAIADLGPGWRTRRVAIPHLEVSGSDLRRRAAAGLPLDWLVPAPVIAYISARGLYAGGR from the coding sequence ATGCTCGCCCTGGTGGAGCGGGTGGGGGTCTTCGGGGGCACGTTCGACCCGGTGCACGTGGGGCACCTGGTGGCGGCCGTGAACGCCCGTCATGCCCTCGGCCTCGACCGGGTGCTCATGGTCGTGGCCCACGACCCATGGCAGAAGAGCGACCGGCGGGTGACCCCGGCCGAGGACCGCTTCGCCATGGTCGAGGCCGCGGTGGCCGGCCACGACGGCCTGGAGGCCAGCCGCCTCGAGATCGACCGGGGCGGCGTCTCCTACACGGCCGACACGCTGGAGGCGCTGGCCACCGCCCGTCCCGGGGCCGAGCTGTTCCTGGTCGTGGGGTCCGACGTAGCCGCCGACCTCGGCACTTGGGAACGTCCCGAGGATGTACGGCGCCTGGCCACGCTGGCCGTGGTCGACAGGCCGGGGGCTGCCATCGCCGACCTGGGCCCGGGGTGGCGGACGCGCCGGGTGGCCATCCCCCACCTCGAAGTGTCGGGGTCCGACCTGCGTAGGCGAGCCGCGGCCGGCCTGCCCCTGGACTGGCTCGTGCCCGCGCCGGTGATCGCCTACATCTCGGCCCGCGGTCTGTACGCTGGAGGCAGATGA
- the obgE gene encoding GTPase ObgE, translating to MAELVDDVLVCVKGGDGGAGSVSFRRESHVPKGGPDGGDGGRGGDVWFVADVQVASLLAFQDHPHRRADNGVHGQGKARHGASGRDLRVALPVGTVVRDRNGDLLADLASPGDEWMAARGGRGGRGNARFLSNRRRAPSFAEQGEVGEERWLRLELKLVADVALVGFPNAGKSTLISRISAARPKVGDYPFTTLRPHLGVVRAGDGEVVVADVPGLIEGASEGRGLGHQFLRHVERARALVVLIDLGPAADRPPAEQERVLLDELGRYQAELLERPRLVVGSKADVAGATPWDGLRISAVTGEGVPELVGRMAGLVDEARAAEPLVGGARHVVHRPEPEGVRVERDQTGALVVLGREAERAVALSDLTDAQALEYVHARLRRLGVDRALVRAGARDGDVVRIGAFSFDYQEGAF from the coding sequence ATGGCTGAACTCGTCGACGACGTGCTCGTCTGTGTGAAGGGCGGCGACGGGGGAGCGGGCTCGGTGTCCTTCCGCCGGGAGTCCCACGTGCCCAAGGGCGGCCCCGACGGGGGCGACGGCGGGCGGGGGGGCGACGTCTGGTTCGTGGCCGACGTGCAGGTGGCTTCGCTGCTGGCCTTCCAGGACCATCCCCACCGCCGGGCCGACAACGGCGTCCACGGGCAGGGCAAGGCCCGCCACGGGGCTTCGGGCCGCGACCTGCGGGTCGCCTTGCCGGTGGGCACGGTCGTCAGGGACCGCAACGGTGACCTGCTGGCCGACCTGGCCTCGCCGGGGGACGAGTGGATGGCGGCCCGGGGCGGCCGGGGCGGCCGGGGCAACGCCCGCTTCCTGTCCAACCGGCGCCGGGCCCCGTCGTTCGCCGAGCAGGGCGAGGTCGGCGAGGAGCGCTGGCTGCGGCTGGAGTTGAAGCTGGTGGCCGACGTGGCCCTCGTGGGGTTCCCCAACGCGGGCAAGAGCACCCTCATCTCCCGCATATCGGCGGCCCGGCCCAAGGTCGGGGACTACCCGTTCACCACGCTGCGCCCCCACCTGGGCGTGGTGCGGGCCGGTGACGGGGAAGTGGTCGTGGCCGACGTCCCCGGGCTGATCGAGGGGGCCAGCGAGGGCCGGGGCCTGGGCCACCAGTTCCTCCGCCACGTCGAGCGGGCCCGCGCCCTGGTCGTCCTCATCGACCTCGGGCCGGCCGCCGACCGGCCCCCGGCCGAGCAGGAGCGGGTGCTGCTCGACGAACTGGGCCGTTACCAGGCCGAGCTGCTGGAGCGGCCCCGCCTGGTGGTGGGCAGCAAGGCCGACGTGGCCGGGGCCACGCCCTGGGATGGCCTTCGCATCTCGGCCGTCACCGGGGAGGGCGTGCCCGAGCTCGTGGGGCGGATGGCCGGGCTGGTGGACGAGGCCAGGGCGGCCGAGCCCCTCGTGGGCGGGGCCCGCCACGTGGTCCACCGGCCCGAGCCCGAGGGGGTGCGGGTGGAGCGCGACCAGACCGGGGCGCTGGTGGTCCTGGGCCGGGAGGCCGAGCGGGCCGTGGCCCTCAGTGACCTCACCGACGCCCAGGCCCTGGAGTACGTGCACGCCCGCCTGCGCCGGCTGGGCGTCGACCGGGCCCTGGTCCGGGCCGGCGCCCGTGACGGCGACGTCGTGCGCATCGGGGCGTTCTCGTTCGACTACCAGGAGGGGGCCTTCTGA
- a CDS encoding GNAT family N-acetyltransferase yields MGLTTGWEPATSIDDTLLRRFVYAFASRLEAMADARGGRRQRTDAAAFADPGSAFVFDNAVTLLQPPIGDAIDEVVDSGSRFFPDERTWVLVSPWPTPDLSGHGLELVGHPPFMARLGPPPRAPAPPPALRVHEVTAASNLEDFDRVLVEGYPMPPAGAIVDPRLLGGQVRLWTGYEEQPGGGARPVAVSGANVAHGVVEVEWVAVLPEARGRGYGRAITEVAASCAPGLPAVLLASDDGRPVYERMGFVALQRFTLWWRPAPTLSP; encoded by the coding sequence TTGGGGCTGACCACGGGCTGGGAGCCCGCCACGAGCATCGACGACACCCTCCTGCGCCGGTTCGTGTACGCCTTCGCCTCCCGCCTGGAGGCTATGGCCGACGCCCGGGGCGGGCGCCGCCAGCGCACGGACGCGGCCGCCTTCGCCGACCCGGGCTCGGCCTTCGTGTTCGACAACGCCGTCACCCTGCTCCAGCCGCCCATCGGCGACGCGATCGACGAGGTGGTCGACAGCGGGTCCCGGTTCTTCCCCGACGAGCGCACCTGGGTGCTGGTCTCGCCATGGCCCACGCCCGACCTGTCGGGCCACGGCCTGGAGCTGGTGGGCCACCCACCGTTCATGGCCCGCCTGGGCCCACCCCCGCGGGCGCCGGCACCGCCACCCGCTCTGCGGGTGCACGAGGTGACCGCCGCGTCGAACCTGGAGGACTTCGACCGGGTGCTGGTCGAGGGTTACCCCATGCCCCCGGCCGGTGCCATCGTCGACCCGCGCCTGCTCGGGGGCCAGGTGCGTCTGTGGACGGGCTACGAGGAACAGCCCGGGGGCGGGGCCCGCCCGGTGGCTGTCTCGGGGGCGAACGTGGCCCATGGGGTCGTCGAGGTGGAGTGGGTGGCGGTCCTGCCCGAGGCCCGGGGCCGGGGCTACGGGCGGGCCATTACCGAGGTGGCCGCGTCATGCGCTCCCGGTCTGCCCGCCGTGCTCCTGGCCAGCGACGACGGCCGGCCCGTCTATGAACGCATGGGCTTCGTAGCCCTTCAGCGCTTCACCCTCTGGTGGCGGCCGGCGCCTACCCTGAGCCCATGA
- the rpmA gene encoding 50S ribosomal protein L27, whose amino-acid sequence MSKTKGGGSTRNGRDSAAQRLGVKVYDGGRVTAGAIIVRQRGTHFHPGEQVGRGGDDTLFALADGTVAFAHRKGRRVVDVLPQ is encoded by the coding sequence ATGTCCAAGACCAAGGGGGGCGGCTCCACCCGCAACGGCCGCGACTCGGCCGCCCAGCGGCTCGGCGTCAAGGTCTACGACGGCGGGCGGGTCACGGCCGGGGCCATCATCGTCCGCCAGCGGGGCACCCACTTCCACCCCGGCGAGCAGGTCGGGCGCGGTGGCGACGACACCCTGTTCGCGCTGGCCGACGGCACCGTGGCTTTCGCCCACCGCAAGGGCCGCCGGGTCGTCGACGTCCTGCCCCAGTAG
- the rsfS gene encoding ribosome silencing factor, with the protein MAARAADAKGGEDTVVIEIGPVLAICDAFVLTSGRNHRQVKTIAEEVEAKVKEAGGGPPLRVEGREHAEWAVLDFGDFAVHVFLDETRRYYELERLWPDAPRIEWQQAGAAAEIE; encoded by the coding sequence GTGGCAGCCCGCGCCGCCGACGCCAAAGGGGGGGAGGACACCGTCGTCATCGAGATCGGGCCCGTCCTGGCCATCTGTGACGCCTTCGTGCTGACCAGCGGCCGCAACCACCGGCAGGTGAAGACCATCGCCGAGGAGGTCGAGGCCAAGGTGAAGGAGGCCGGCGGCGGGCCGCCCCTGCGCGTCGAAGGCCGCGAGCACGCCGAGTGGGCCGTGCTCGACTTCGGTGACTTCGCCGTCCACGTGTTCCTCGATGAGACCCGCCGCTACTACGAACTGGAGCGGTTGTGGCCCGACGCGCCCCGCATCGAGTGGCAGCAGGCCGGGGCAGCCGCCGAGATCGAGTGA
- a CDS encoding glutamate--cysteine ligase, translated as MLRRREAAPRFDGPGEGNDTTVNIEFKASPRCTLGVEVELQLVDRATGALASVASAVLAELGGPHPQGEHPKAKHELFECCIEIVTGICETAGEARADLAATLAEVTAACDRRGVDVLSAGTHPFSSWHDARVSPNPRYEALVDEMAWVARRLQIFGVHFHVGVRSGEKAIAIANVLRGYIPHFLALSASSPFWEGRDTGMASSRSPVFENLPTAGLPYVLAGWGEFENFMATLISAGAISTIREVWWDIRPHPDFGTVELRICDGVSTLREVAGLAALAQCLVHWVDRRLDAGVPLWVPKQWTVRQNKWRAARHGTAAMVIADETGRQVALPDAVAELLDQLAPVAAELGCSDELAGLHEVLDRGPSYSRQRAVVDAGGDLTDVVASLVAELKSDQ; from the coding sequence ATGCTACGGCGTCGGGAGGCGGCGCCGCGGTTCGACGGCCCAGGCGAGGGGAACGACACGACAGTGAACATCGAGTTCAAGGCGTCGCCCAGGTGCACCCTGGGGGTGGAGGTCGAGCTCCAGCTCGTGGACCGGGCCACGGGCGCGCTGGCCAGCGTTGCCTCGGCGGTCCTGGCCGAACTGGGCGGGCCCCATCCCCAGGGGGAGCACCCCAAGGCCAAGCACGAGCTGTTCGAGTGCTGCATCGAGATCGTCACCGGCATCTGCGAGACGGCCGGCGAGGCGCGCGCCGACCTGGCCGCCACCCTGGCCGAGGTGACCGCCGCCTGCGACCGCCGGGGGGTCGACGTCCTGTCGGCCGGCACCCACCCCTTCTCCAGCTGGCACGACGCCCGGGTCAGCCCCAACCCCCGCTACGAGGCCCTGGTCGACGAGATGGCGTGGGTGGCCCGGCGCCTGCAGATCTTCGGCGTCCACTTCCACGTGGGTGTGCGCTCGGGGGAGAAGGCCATCGCCATCGCCAACGTCCTGCGGGGCTACATCCCCCACTTCCTCGCCCTGTCGGCGTCCAGCCCGTTCTGGGAGGGCCGGGACACGGGCATGGCGTCGAGCCGTAGCCCGGTGTTCGAGAACCTGCCCACGGCCGGCCTGCCCTACGTGCTGGCCGGCTGGGGGGAGTTCGAGAACTTCATGGCCACGCTCATCAGCGCCGGGGCCATCTCGACGATCCGCGAGGTGTGGTGGGACATCCGCCCCCACCCCGACTTCGGCACCGTCGAGCTTCGCATCTGCGACGGGGTTTCCACGCTGAGAGAGGTGGCCGGGCTGGCCGCTCTGGCCCAGTGCCTGGTCCACTGGGTCGACCGGCGCCTCGACGCCGGTGTCCCCCTGTGGGTGCCCAAGCAGTGGACGGTGCGCCAGAACAAGTGGCGGGCGGCCCGCCACGGGACAGCGGCCATGGTCATCGCCGACGAGACCGGTCGCCAGGTGGCCCTGCCCGACGCCGTGGCCGAACTGCTCGACCAGCTCGCCCCGGTGGCCGCCGAGCTGGGGTGCAGCGACGAGCTGGCGGGCCTGCACGAGGTGCTCGACCGGGGCCCCAGCTACTCCCGCCAGCGGGCCGTGGTCGACGCCGGCGGCGACCTCACCGACGTCGTGGCCTCGCTGGTGGCCGAGCTGAAGTCCGACCAATAG
- a CDS encoding MFS transporter produces MGRGARAERGREAVESGGAIRRLAVAQAAHAAGDAMVAVALADTLFFAVPVGQARDKVALYLVLTMAPFAVLSPLVGPLLDRWRDSYRWAIVVAGAARVGLAVLLSTRTGGLSLYPLAFGLLVMSRAHGVSRSALVPEVLPPERSVMWGNAWLAVVSVAGGAAGAGVAAGLNVLSGARLSLLVAALVFGALAVTAVRLPPARPDREVSRDKDYRALLSSRLLAGGVAMATSRGAVGFLTFLLAFVLRAEGEGVRSLALVVAAAGVGGFAGSVLAPALRAVMREPVLLLTSLAAMAVTAWWAAGSFSVTSAAVVAATVGAGTGAGRLAFDSLLQREAPGHVRGRTFSRYETIFQLWWVGGAAVATVVPFRAGTGLRALAALCAAGLVVSARGLLRRPPRQPD; encoded by the coding sequence ATGGGCCGGGGGGCGAGGGCGGAACGCGGGAGAGAGGCGGTCGAGAGCGGAGGGGCCATCCGGCGCCTGGCCGTGGCCCAGGCGGCCCACGCCGCCGGCGACGCGATGGTGGCCGTGGCCCTGGCCGACACCCTGTTCTTCGCGGTGCCCGTGGGCCAGGCCCGCGACAAGGTCGCCCTCTACCTGGTGCTGACCATGGCGCCCTTCGCCGTCCTGTCCCCGCTCGTGGGCCCGCTGCTCGACCGCTGGCGGGACTCCTACCGGTGGGCGATCGTGGTGGCGGGAGCGGCACGGGTCGGCCTGGCCGTGCTGCTCAGCACCCGCACGGGCGGGCTCAGCCTCTACCCGCTGGCCTTCGGCCTGCTGGTGATGTCGAGGGCGCACGGGGTCAGCCGCAGTGCCTTGGTCCCCGAGGTGTTGCCCCCCGAGCGCAGCGTGATGTGGGGCAACGCCTGGCTGGCGGTCGTCTCCGTGGCCGGAGGCGCGGCCGGGGCGGGGGTGGCGGCCGGGCTCAACGTCCTGAGCGGCGCCCGCCTCAGCCTCCTGGTCGCCGCCCTGGTCTTCGGGGCCTTGGCGGTGACGGCCGTGCGGCTGCCACCGGCGCGTCCCGACAGGGAGGTGAGCCGCGACAAGGACTACCGGGCACTGCTCAGTTCCCGGTTGCTGGCCGGCGGGGTGGCCATGGCCACCAGCCGGGGAGCCGTGGGCTTCCTCACCTTCCTGTTGGCCTTCGTCCTGCGGGCCGAAGGCGAGGGCGTGAGAAGCCTGGCCCTGGTCGTGGCGGCCGCCGGGGTGGGAGGCTTCGCGGGCTCCGTCCTGGCCCCTGCGCTACGGGCGGTGATGCGCGAGCCCGTCCTGCTGCTGACCAGCCTGGCCGCCATGGCCGTCACCGCCTGGTGGGCCGCGGGGTCCTTCAGTGTCACATCGGCGGCCGTGGTGGCCGCCACCGTGGGCGCCGGCACCGGTGCCGGGCGGCTGGCTTTCGACAGCCTCCTGCAGCGGGAGGCTCCCGGCCATGTCCGGGGCCGCACCTTCTCCCGCTACGAGACCATCTTCCAGCTGTGGTGGGTGGGTGGGGCGGCCGTGGCCACCGTCGTGCCCTTCCGGGCAGGGACGGGCCTGCGGGCCCTGGCCGCCCTGTGCGCCGCCGGCCTGGTGGTCTCGGCCCGGGGCCTGCTGCGCCGGCCCCCGAGGCAACCGGACTGA
- a CDS encoding PspA/IM30 family protein: MLKLIQKWWKYLTAKLTGSFNERADPKVQLEQAITEAQDQHRRLVEQAANVIANQKQTEMRLNRAMEEMEKLTGLARQAVRMADDAAKAGDARKATEYTSSAESFANRLIAIEQDVENLKTLHLQATQASDQAKAAVQQNSTTLQRRLSERQKLLSQLDQAKMQEQVNAAMTTLTQSVGQDVPTLDEVREKIEARYAKAMGSAELTGQSVENRMLEVEQAAMSSEAQSRLDTIRAQLGIAPATAPAPEPAAAVDAGTEDAPGTTGSTT; encoded by the coding sequence ATGCTCAAGCTGATCCAGAAGTGGTGGAAGTACCTGACCGCCAAGCTCACCGGGTCGTTCAACGAGCGGGCCGACCCCAAGGTGCAGCTGGAGCAGGCGATCACCGAGGCCCAAGACCAGCACCGGCGGCTGGTCGAGCAGGCGGCCAACGTCATCGCCAACCAGAAGCAGACTGAGATGCGCCTCAACCGGGCCATGGAGGAGATGGAGAAGCTCACCGGGCTGGCCCGCCAGGCCGTGCGCATGGCCGACGACGCGGCCAAGGCGGGCGACGCCCGCAAGGCCACCGAGTACACGTCGTCGGCCGAGTCGTTCGCCAACCGGCTCATCGCCATCGAGCAGGACGTGGAGAACCTCAAGACCCTCCACCTCCAGGCCACCCAGGCGTCCGACCAGGCCAAGGCGGCCGTGCAGCAGAACTCCACCACCCTGCAGCGGCGCCTCTCCGAGCGCCAGAAGCTGCTCAGCCAGCTCGACCAGGCCAAGATGCAGGAGCAGGTCAACGCGGCCATGACCACCCTCACCCAGTCGGTCGGCCAGGATGTGCCCACCCTCGACGAGGTGCGCGAGAAGATCGAGGCCCGCTACGCCAAGGCCATGGGTTCGGCCGAGCTCACCGGCCAGTCGGTCGAGAACCGCATGCTCGAGGTCGAGCAGGCGGCCATGAGCAGCGAGGCCCAGAGCCGCCTCGACACCATCCGCGCCCAGCTCGGCATCGCCCCCGCAACCGCGCCCGCCCCCGAGCCCGCGGCCGCGGTCGACGCCGGTACCGAAGACGCCCCGGGCACGACCGGCTCCACCACCTGA